Sequence from the Egibacter rhizosphaerae genome:
ACGCGCCGATCGTGAGCAACCCCCCGGCGGACAGACCGGGCCCGAATCCGTGCGCCGCCACGAGATAGGCGATCACCGCGGAGATGATGAGGGCGGTCCCACCCATGGTCGGGGTGCCACGCTTCGAGTGGTGTGCCTGGGGCCCGTCGTCACGGATGTACTGTCCATACCCGCGCGCTCGGAAGAACCGGATGACGAGCGGCGTGCCGAGCAGGGACAGAACGAGCGCGAGACCACCGGCGACGAGGATCGCGATCACGGGCCCGCGCCTTCCCCCACGAGATCCGCGGCGAGGCGCTCGAGCCCCACGGCTCGACTGGCCTTCACGAGGACCGCGTCGTGGGCGTCGAGCACTCGCTCCAGCACCTCGCGCGCGGCATCCGGGTCGGGCACCAGCGTGACCCCACCCTCGCCCGCGAAGCCCGCCTGCTCCGCGCCGGCGGCGATGGCCGCGGCGTCCGCGCCAACGACGACGAGGCCGTCGAGTCCCAGCGTGGCGCAGCGGTGGCCGATCTCCTCGTGTGCGGCGCGCTCGCCCTCGCCGAGCTCGGCCATGAGGCCCAGCACGGCCCATCGGTGCTCCCCCGGCAGCGCCGCGAGCGTCTCCAGCGCGGCGCGCATCGAGGTCGGGTTCGCGTTGTACGCGTCGTTGAGGACCAGCGGTCGACCGTCCCCACCGGTGAGTTCGGAACGCCACGGCGACAGGCGCGCGGACGCGAGACCGGCCGCGCCGATCGACGGGTCGACGCCGGCCGCGTGTGCCGCGGCGAGTGCGGCCAGGGCGTTGCCGACGTGGTGACGCCCGCTGGCGGGAACGTGGACCTCGACCTCGCTGTCGTCGAACCGGGCCGTGAACGAGGGACACGCTCGTTCATCCAGTCGCACGTCGACCGCGCGCCAATCGGCTGACGCGCCCGGACTCCCCGTCCCGTCCGTCGCGTCGAGACCGTCGGCACTCGCCGCCCCGCCGCCGGCGTAGGTCACGACCGCTCCGGGGCTGCGGTCGCGCATGGCCGCCACGCGTTCGTCGTCGGCGTTCAGGATCGCCACGCCCTCGGGACCCAGCGACTCGACCAGCTCGCCCTTTGCCCGCGCGACGGTCGCGAGATCGCCGAGCAACTCGAGGTGTGCCGCGCCGACGCTCGTGACCACCGCCACGTCCGGCCGCAGCACCGCGGCCAGCTTCGCGATGTGGCCGAGGCCGCGCGCGCCGATCTCGGCCACCAGGACCTCGCTGTCGGCCTCGAGCGCACAACAGGTCAATGGCACCCCCAGCTCGTTGTTGTACGAGCCCGGGTTCGCCACGGTCGGCCGCACCTCGCGACACGCCGCGGCGATGAGATCCTTCGTCGACGTCTTCCCCGTCGAGCCGGTGATCGCGATGACGACCGGGGCGACCTCGTCCCGCACCCACCGTCCGAGCCCGAGCAGCGCGTCCTGGGGCTCGTCGACGACGATGGCGCCCGGCGGCCCGACGCCCGCCTCCGGCCGGTCGGCCGCCACGAGGTAGCCCGTCGCACCACGGGCGAGCGCGTCCTCGATGAAACGGTGACCGTCGGTGCGCTCTCCCGACAGCGGGACGAACAGGGCTCCCGTCTCGACCGAGCGCGAGTCGATCGACACGCTGCGCACGATCCCGTCCGGGGTCGTGTCGGCGCGCAACTCGCCACCGACCACGTCGGCCACCGCGGCCAGCGACAGCGGGATCATTGCCCCTCCCCTGATCGCTCCTCACATGAGGGGCTCTCCCCCGCGAGGATCTCGCGCGCGACCGCACGGTCGTCGAACGGGGCGACGACCCCCTCCACCTCCTGGCCGACCTCGTGACCCTTGCCGGCGATCACGACCACGTCCCCGGGCCCCGCGTGCTCGAGCGCCTTCGCGATGGCGGCACGCCGATCCGGTTCGATCTCCCACGCGTGACCCGCCACCTCCCGCGCCCCCTCGGCCATGGCCTCCAGGATCGCTCGCGGGTCCTCGCTGCGGGGATTGTCGCTGGTGAGGATCGCGTAGTCGCTCCCGGCGACCAGGGCGCGCCCCATGAGCGGCCGTTTCGCGCGGTCCCGATCGCCCCCGCAACCCAGCACCCCGATGACCGTGCCGGGAGCGAACGCCCGGGCGGCCTCGAGCACCCCGGCGACCGAGTCCGGGGTGTGGGCGTAGTCCACGAGCACGCTGAACGGCTGCCCCTCGTCCACTCGCTCCATGCGGCCGGCGACCCCGGTGATGCCGGCGATCCCGAGGGCCGCGGCGGCGGGATCGACCCCGGCACCGTCAGCGATGGCCAGCGCCAGCAGCGCGTTCGTTACGTTGAACGGGCCGGGCAGACGCAACGTGACGTCGAAGGAGGCCTCCCCGAGCCAGGCACGAAAGCGGGTGCCGTCCGGTCGGAGCTCCACGCCACTCGCTCGGACCTGTTCCGGAGCGTCGCGGCTCACCCGCACGACCGGGATCGTCGCCTCCTCCGCGAGCCGGCGGCCGTACGGGTCATCGACGCAGACCGCGCCGGTGGGGGCGTACGCGGGGTCGAAGAGCGCGGCCTTGGCCCGGTAGTACGCCTCCATGTCGGCATGGAAGTCCAAGTGGTCCTGCGAGAGGTTGGTGAACCCCACTGCCGCGAACCGAGTCCCCCGCACCCGACCGAGGGACAGTCCGTGACTGGAGACCTCCATCGCGACGCTGTCGACCCCGTCATCGGCCATGCGCCGGAGCAGGCGCTGAAGATCGGTGGCCTCGGGGGTGGTGCGCAGCCCGGGTACCGGGTGGCCACGCACGCGTGTCTCGACCGTGCCCACGAGCCCCGGGGTGCAGCCCGCCTGCACGAGAGCGGCCTCCAGAAGGTACGCGGTGGTCGTCTTGCCGTTCGTCCCGGTGATCCCGAGCACGCGCAGCTCGTGGGAAGGGTCCCCGTGCACGGTGGCCGCGAGTTCCCCGAGCGCGTCGGCGACGGAGGGCACCCGGAGCTGCGGCGCGGGCTGATCGAGGACCCGTTCGACGACCAGCGCTGGGGTGCCCTGTGTGACGGCGCGGCCAGCGAACTCGTGGCCGTCGGCGGTCGCGCCGGGCCGGCACGCGAACGCGGTCCCCGGCCCGGCCTGGCGGCTGTCGTGGGTCAGATCACCGATGGTGACGCGGTCGTCGCCGACGACCTCTCCGCCGACGCGGGCGGCGAGCTCGGCGAGCGCGGGCAGCTTGGCGGACACCGGTGGGTCGGCCCTCTCGGTCGGAACGGGACGGCTCGCGTGCTGGGGACGCACCGATCCTATCCACACCGCGCCGCGCAACGCGCGACGTGGCGCAGGGTCAGGGCCGACGACGTCGGCATCCGCCGCGGCAGCCGCTGCCACGTCAACCCTCGTCGCCCCCACTCGGGTTGCTCGGGTCATCCCCATCGTCGGACTCGTTGTCGCTGGGACCACTGATGCCCGGAGGTCCGTCGGCAGCGTCCTCGGGGTCGGGATCAGCGGGCTCCTCCTCCTCGGCCGCGCGCGGATCGTCCGGGGGGATGCGGAGGCGTTCGAGCGCGGTCGCCGTGATCTCGGCGAACGCCGGGGCGGCGACCACGCCCCCGAAGTACTCGTCCTGCGGCTCGTCGACCATGATCGCCACGACGACCGCGGGGTCCTCGGCCGGGGCGTAGCCCGCGAACGTCGCGAGGTACGCGCCCTCCTCGTAGCCGCGCTCGGTCGTCGAGGGCTTCTGTGCCGTCCCGGTCTTGCCGGCGACGGCGTAGCCCGGCACCCCCGCCGCAGTGCCCGTCCCCTCCTCGACGACCCCCTCGAGCAGCCCGGTCACCTGGGCGGCGGTGTCGGGGCTGATCACGCGCTGCCCGTCGACACGGGAGGCGTCGCCGGGCGCCGCCGGCTCGTCGCGGAGCAACCGCGGCGCCATGCGCTCCCCGTCGTTGGCCAGAACGGCGAACGCCGCCGCGGTCTGGGTGAGGGAGACGGAGACTCCCTGCCCCATCGCGATCGTGGGCAGGCTCGTCGCGGACCAGTCGTCGGGAGCGGGCAGCGAGCCCGCCGACTCGCCGGGGAACCCGATCTCGGTGGGCTGACCGAGGCCGAACCGCTGCAGGCCCGCCGCCAGCCGCTCGGGACCGAGCTGCTGGGCGAGCTCGATGACGCCGACGTTCGACGACTCCGCGACGATCTCCCCGAGATCCGCCTCGCGGTCCTCACGGGTCTGCACGTCGGTGAAGCGCTGGCCGGCGACCTCGACCGCCGCGGGGACCGAGAGCGTCTCGTCGGCGGTGACGACGCCCTCCTCGAGCGCCGTCGCCACCGTGAGGGCCTTCAGCACGCTGCCCGGCTCGTACGCGTCGGTGAGCGGTCGGTTGCGTCGGGCGTACTCGGGTGCGTCCTCGATCGCCTCGGGCTCGTAGCCGGGGGTCGATGCCATGGCGAGCACCTCACCGGACCCCGGGGCGAGCACCACCGCGCTGGCGCCCTGCGCACCGTACTCATCGATCGTCTCCGCCAGGATCCGCTCCGTGTCCGCCTGCAGCCCGCGGTCGATCGTCGTCGTCAGGTCCTCCCCCGGCTCGGCCGCCTCGCGCTCCATGTTGGCGGCCGTGATCGAGGCCCCGCTGCGCCCACGCTCGCGGGCCAGGCGGCCCGGCGTCCCCTGGAGTACCCCCTCGTGGGCGGCCTCGAGGCCGGCGAGACCGTCACCGTCGATCCCGGCGTGGCCGAGCGCCTGGGCCGCGAGCGAGCCGGCGGGGTATTCGCGGTCGTGCTCCTCGAGCACCCCCACCCCGGGCAGCTCCAGGTCGGCGACCTCCTCGCCCACCTCGCGGGGGAGCTGCCGCCCGAGGTAGACGAAGCGGCGGTCGGTCGAGAGCTCGTCCACCAACTCGCCGGTCGGACGCTCCAGCAGCGGCGCGAGCTCGGCTGCGATCCACGTGGGGTCGATGCCGGCCCCCTCGATGGCGGCGGGATCCCCGTAGACCGCCGCCGCCGGTACGGAGATCGCCAGCGGCTGGCCCTCACGGTCGAGGATCGCACCGCGCCGGCTCGACAGCTCGATCTCCTGCTGGGTCTGGGCCGCGGCGTCCTCGGCGTACCCCTCCGTGTCGACGAGCTGCACCGAGACGAGGCGGATCGTGATCGCGCCCGCGAGGAGCAGGTAGACGGCGAGCACGAGGGTCAGGCGTCGCCCGGGCCGCGCGCGCTGCAGCGCGCGCCGCAGTCCGCGCTCCGCGGGAGCCATGGTCAGCCGTCCTGCGGATCGGGATCGCTCGTGTCGACCACGCCACGTTCAGGCAACGAGTCCAGCCTCGGGTCGAGCTCGACGTAGCGCTGATCGGCGGCGGGCACGAGGCCGAGTTCCTCCTCGGCGATGGTCCGCAACCGCTCCGGCGATTCGAGCGCGGCAACCCGGGCCGAGCGCTCGTCCACCTCGTCGGACAGCGCCGCGACCTCCTGCTCCAGTGCCTGGGCCTCGAAGGACGCCTGCGCGGCCATGGCGTGCAGACCGACGATCGCGAACACCCCGAACAGCGCGAGGGCGGCCAAGGCCGTGAGCCCTCTGCCGCGAGCACGCCGCCGCTCCAGGACCCGCAGGGAAGGGCGAGCCTCCGGTCGTGGACGCTGGTCGGGCTGCAGCCCGTCCGCATCGTGACCGGGAAGGGGCGCTGAGGGTCGGGGGGAAGGTAGCGCTGCCATCAGGGCACCTCATCATCCGGGTCGCCCGGGTCGACTGGGTCGTCCGGGTCGACTGGGTTGGTGGGGTCGGTGGGGTCCTCGGACCCTCGGGAAGGACGCTGGTCGAGCGGGGGGACGACCTCGGGCGGCAGGGCGGCGTCGGTGCGGTGCCCGACGCGCAGCCGCGCACTGCGGGCACGAGGGTTGGTGCCCACCTCGTCCTCGGTGGGCGTGCGTCCGCCAGCGGGCTCGCGAACGAGGGCCGGTTCGCGACCGCACCCGCAGACCGGGAGGTCCGGGGGGCAGATGCACCCGCGGGCCGCGTCGGCCAGCAGGCGCTTGACCGGGCGGTCCTCGAGCGAGTGGTACGTGAGCACCACGAGCCGACCCCCGCGCCCCGCGGGGTCGTCCGACGGCCGTGCCAACAGGCTCAGCGCTTGCGGCAGCGCCCGCCGCAGTTGCCCGAGTTCGTCGTTCACGGCGATTCGCAGCGCCTGGAACGTACGGGTGGCGGGATGGGTCGCCCCACCCCGCGCCCGCGCTGGTACGGCCGCCGCGACGACCTCCGCGAGCTGTCGGGTGGTCGCCAGCGGGCGCGCGCGGACAATTGCATCGGCGATGCGGCGTGCGTGCCGGTCCTCCCCACCCTCACGGAGCAACCGGACGAGGTCGGCGACGTCGATGCGGTCGAGGAGGTCGGCGGCGGTCGTGCCCTCCCCGGAACCCATCCGCATGTCCAGCGGCCCGTCGCGCCGCAACGAGAACCCGCGGTCCGCGCGGTCGAGCTGCATCGAGCTCACCCCGAGATCGAGCAGCACCCCCACCACGGCCTCGTCCGGACCCCGCGCGTCGGCGGCGAGTTCACCCAGCCGGTCGAACTGGGCGCGGCGGAGCACGACCCGGTCGCGGTAGGGGGCCAACCGCTCGCGCGCCAGGGCCAGCGCGTCCGCGTCGCGGTCGAGCCCGAGGAGGCGCAGTGACCCGCAGCGCTCGAGCAGGGCCGCCGCGTGGCCGCCCGCTCCGAGCGTCGCGTCGATCACGAGCCCGGGGCCGGGATGCGCCAGCGCGTCCACGACCCTTTCGAGAAGCACCGGGCGGTGCCCCGGCAAGCCCGAATCCCCTCCGGGTCGGGCTTCCGCGGGCACGGCGTCCTCTCGCCCCTCGCCGGGGCCGCCGTCGATGGCGAGTGCCGGCACCATCTAGAGCCCACCCAACTCGAACGGCGAGTCCGTGGCCGCGAACTCCTCCATGGCCTCCGACCGGTAGCTCTCCCATCGCTCACGGTCCCAGAGCTCGATCCGGGTGTCCGCGCCCACGACGGTCACGTCGCGGGTGAAATCGGCGTACTCGCGGAGGCGAGCCGGCAGCGTCACTCGGCCCTGTCGGTCCAACGCGTCGGGGTGGGCCGACGACAGCAGCATGCGCGCGTACTTGCGCTCCCGCTCGCTCGTGGTCCGCAGCTCCCGCAGTCCCTCGAGCATGCGCTCCCAGTCCGACTGGGGGTAGAGGGACAGGCAGCGATCCGTCTCGATGGTGAGCACGACCCCCTCCTGCAGTCGCTCCCGGAACGCGGAGGGCAGGATCAGGCGCCCCTTGGAGTCCAGCGTGTGCTGGTACTCCCCCAGGAACATCGCCGTCCCTCCCCTTTAGGCGCCTCGTCCTCGCGCCTGCTGTCCGTGCCAGCCATACGGGTGTGTGAGCGGCTGACCACACTGCGCCCATCTCTGGGAGTGCGCTCCACCATGCTCCACTTTGCTCCACTCGTCAACCACATCGGCGCATGAATTCGAAACTTGAGCGCGCGAAGGCGACAAGATCCCAGTTCAGAAGGGTGGTGCGAAGTGGAGGGACCGTCGAGGGCAGCGGGTACCCAACGCCCGTCACGGTCGGTGCGCAACGCCCCGAGAACCCGCAATAGCAGCCGTGAGCGCGCCAATCGAGCAGGTGGTGAGCCGTGGTGGGGAGAAGTGGAGGGGTCTCCCGCCTTACCTTCTACATGCGGTCGGGGGTGACGGTGCCAGCGGCGCATGCCGTGGATGCACGCTCTAACATGGGCCGCCACCGGTAATGTCGTGGTGCACTGCCGTGACACATGAGCGGGGGCAAGCCCGTGTCCCCACGGCGCCGGAGTGCTGGCGATGACCGCAGAGTTCGTCCGAGATGCCGTCGCCACCTGCGCCATCTTCGGGTTCTTCGGGATGGTCTGGTTCGGCTGGGCGCACGAGGCGCCGCCCGCGCGACTGCGGCGACCGCTCGCCGCGGGCCTGGCCTTGTCGATAGTCGCGGTGGTCGTAGGCGGTGCTCTGACCTGGCGCTACTGGTCCGACGGGACGGTGTTCGACGAGCAGACCGGCCCCACGTACGGGATCATCGTCGCGATCGAGTTTGCGATCGCCGCGGTCGGGGCGGTGGTGCTGGCCATACGGGACAGGCAGGACCTGATCCCACCCTGGATCGCGATCATCGTGGGCCTGCACCTGTTCCCGCTGGCGATGGTGCTCAACTATCCCATGCTCCATGTCGTGGCTGCGCTGGTCACGGCCGCAGGGCTGGTGGCGGTTCCGGTCGCCCGGGCACTGCAGGTGGCTGTAAGCGCCGTTACCGGGATAGCGGCTGGGACGGTGCTTCTGGCCGCGGCCGCGTACTCGGCGTCCACGATCGCCGCAATCTGACGCGTCGTGGCTGCCCGCAGCGGGGTCGTGCTGCAGGAATCCGATCCCGTACCTTCTGCATACGATCGGGTGGAGACGGGTGGGGCGCCGCTACGAAGTGCTCAGGGCATCGCGCAGGTAGTCGTCCCAGTCGGGCTGCACGCCGCCCACCGCCACCAACAACCAGAACGTCGGCCGGGGCGCGAACGGGGCCCGGGACAACGCCATCCCCGCCTCCTCCGGGGTGCGGTCCTTCTTGCGGCTGTTGCAGCGTCGGCAACTGGCGACCACGTTCTCCCATTCGTGGGCGCCGCCCCGGGACCGCGGCAGCACGTGGTCGACGTTCTCGGCGCTGCGCCCGCAGTACTGGCAGGTGTGCTCGTCGCGGATGAACACGCCCCGACGGCTCAACGCGGCCCGGTGCCGGTAGGGGGTGCGCACGTAGCGGCGCAGCCGCACCACGGAGGGGGCTCGCAGATCGAGTCGCTCCGAGCGGAACCGATGCCCGTTCTCGTGGAGGACGTCCGCCTTGTCGGCGATGACGAGGACGAGGGCGCGTCGCGCCGGTACGACGCACAACGGCTCCATCGTGGCGTTGAGGACGAGCGACTGCGCGGGAGCCGTCCGGCTCCCGTTGCTGGGTACCGATACTGGCGCACCCCCGTCCACACCGTCCTCCCGCTACGGGGACTCTCCAGTGGCGGGCGCCATGCCCCGCAGCAGGGGCGATGCTATCACTGCCCCACCTGCGGCCCCGCCGACGCGGTCCCACGAGGATCCGGGGGCACGAGCGGGTCCACGAGGTCGAACCCGGCCAGCGTGTTCAGCGTGCTCCCCCAGACGAGCAGCAGCGCGTGGAGCGCGTCGTCGGGGTCGTGGTCCTCCCCGAGGACGGTCCAGTTGTACGCGAAGTGCTCGACCATCGCGACGAGCGCACTGGCCACCGTGCGCGGCGGGGGTCCGGGATCGGCGCGCCCGGAGGCGGCGGCCGTGCTCTCCAGCTGTTCCGCGACCCGGGCCACGAACAGGTCTCGGGAGGACCGGTACAGGTCGTTGAAGCTGCGGTCGTCCCGAGCCGCCTGCAACCAGGTCCGCACGATCGGGGCGTCCCGACGGTAGATGTCGAGGAAGCCCCCGATGATGTGCTCCAGGGCTCCGCGGACGTCCTCGTCCCCCCAATGGGCGCCGGCGAGGGCCACGAACTCCTCCTGGCTGCTGCGCACGAGGTCGTCGAGGGCGGCCGCGCGGTTCGGGTAGTAGTTGTAGAAGGTGCCGTGGCTGACACCCGCGCGGGTCACGATGTCCTGGATGCGCGTGCCCTGCCAACCCAGTTCGGCGAACGCCTCGTGCGCGCCGTGACGCAACGCCTCGTGGGTCCGCGTCCCGCGACGGGGGCCGTCGACCGGCCGATCCTCACCGCTCATCGGTCGCATGCTAGCGAGCGGGGACACGCTCCCGCGCAGGCGACGATGCCCCGCCGCAGCGATAGCATCGGCGTGGGAGGGAGTGCGTCGTCACCTTGCCCGGTCAGCGCGGTCGGGACACCGCGCCACCCGACGTGGCAAGCCAGGAGGGAGCCTGCGTGTCCACCGAGCCTGCCGGGCCGATCCTCGACACCGCCGCGGTGGCCGACACGTTCACCGCCATCCAGCACAACGTCGAGCGCGCGATCGAGGGGAAGAGCGACGTCGTACGCCTCGCACTGCTGACCCTTCTGTCCGAGGGGCACGTACTGCTCGAGGACGTGCCGGGCGTCGGCAAGACGCTGCTGGCCAAGGCCCTCGGGCGGTCGATCAACTGCAGCGTCAAGCGGGTCCAGTTCACCCCGGACCTGCTGCCCTCCGACATCACGGGTGTCACGATCTACAACCAGGAACAAGGGGTTTTCGAGTTCAAGCCGGGGGCGGTGTTCGCGAACATCGTCCTCGGCGACGAGATCAACCGGGCGGGGCCGAAGACCCAGTCGGCCCTGCTCGAGTCGATGGAGGAACGGCAGGTCACCACGGACGGACGCACGTACGAACTCGCCTCCCCGTTCATGGTGATCGCGACCCAGAATCCCATCGAGCTCGACGGCACGTATCCGCTGCCGGAGGCACAGCGGGACCGGTTCATGACCCGGCTGCGCATCGGGTACCCCTCGGCGGACGCCGAGGTCGAGGTGCTGCGCAATCACGGCGCCGGCAACCCGGTCGACACCCTCGAACCGGTCACGACCACCCACGAGGTCAATGCCCTCATCGACGCCTGCAAGCACGTGCAGGTGGCCGAGAGCCTCGAGCGCTACGTCGTCGACATCGTGCGCGCCACTCGGGAGCACGAGCTCATCGATCTGGGCGCCTCCCCGCGCGCCGGCCTCGGGATCATGCGAGGTGCCCGCGCCCTCGCCGCGACCCACGGCCGCGAGTACGTGATCGCGGACGACATCAAGGACCTCGCCGATCCGGTCCTGGCCCACCGCCTCGTCCTGGGCCCCGACGCCGAGCTCGCGGGCCGGACCGAGAGCGAGATCGTCGCCGACGTCGTCACCCGCGTGCCGGTCCCGCGAGGACGGAGATAGGAGCATGCCGACGACCCGGGGGCTGCTACTGCTGAGCGGGAGCGTGGCGGCGTGGGCCGTCGGCCGGGTGCTCGACGTCCCCGAGTTGTACATCGTCGCGGCCGCCAGCGCGCTCGCCGTCGTGGCGAGTGTCCTCATGGTCTCGATGGCCGGGGCCTCAGTGGCGGTGAAACGGGACATCGTGCCCGATCGCGCCCAACCGGACGAGCCGGTGGAGATGCGCCTGGCGCTGCGCAACGACGCGAACTGGCCGACGAGCCGCCTGCTCGTCGAGGATCGCTGTCCGGCCCAGCTGCTGCCCGCGGACGGCGAACCCGCCCGGTTCGCGATCGCCCCCATCCCCTCGGGACGGACGACGACGATCAGCTACGAGCTCGCGCCACCGCAACGGGGGCGGTGGGAGGTCGGCCCGTTGACCCTCCGGCTGCGCGATCCACTGGGCCTTGCCGAGCGACGCCGCGGCTACCGAAGCACGAGCCGGCTGCTCGTCTATCCCACCGTCGTCCCGCTGGCGGGCCCGCCACCCCGGGGAGGACTGCACGGCCAGGGCACCCACAACCAGCGCCGACTGTTCAACACCGGCGATGAGCTGTACACCATGCGCGAGTACGAGCACGGCGACGACCTGCGTCAGGTGCACTGGCCGACGACGGCGCGCCGCGGGCGGCTCATGGTCCGCCAGAACGAGCTGCCTTGGCGGGCGCAGGCGACGGTGCTCCTGGACACGCGCGTCGACGCGCACCGTGGTACGGGTCGCGACCGCGGCTTCGAACGCGCGGTCATCGTCGCGGCCAGCGTGCTGTCCGCCCTGTCGGCGCACGGGTACGAGACCCGCCTCGTTCTCCCGTCCGACGGTCGTCCCCCGGCCCCGGCCCGCATCGGCGAACACCTCACCCGCCTTGCCGAGGTCGAGCCGGCGCGGGGCGAGGCCCAACGGGTGGCGCTGGAAGGTCTCCGCCGTGCCGGCACCGCCGGGGTGCTCGTCGCGGTGGTCGGGACGCGGCGGCGGCTCCCGGTGACCGAGGACGACGACATCCGGGCCCTGCGCCAGGTGGGACGGGCGTTCCCGACCCGCATCGCGTTCGTCGGGGGCTACCAGCCCGATGCGCTTCGGGCCCTGCTCGCCGGCTCCGGGCGCTGGCGGATCGCGGACGTCGAGGCCGAGCTCGAACAGAGCTGGCACCAGATCCGTCGCGGCCGCCGACCCGTGGGTGCAGCCTCATGAGCGCACCTCCCGCGCAGGACGCGCCGTCGCGCCCCGAGCGATCGAGCAGGTCGCGGCCGGATCGCGAGGCCGACCACGGCCCCCCTGCCCGAGGCAAGGCAACCGGGGAGGCGTGGCGCGTGCTGGCGGCGGGCGCCCTGCTCGCCGCGGCGCTCGTCCCGTTCGGCAGGGTGTTCGGAGAGTGGGGAGCCCTGCGCCCATTGGTCGGCGCGGTTCTCGTCGCCATCGGGCTCGCGTGGGCCGCCCACCAGCTGGGGGCGGGCAGCCTCGGCTGTGCCATGGCCAGCCTGCTCGGCTGGATCGGCTTCACGACCGCCGTCCTGCTCCCGGGGACCGGCGTGCTGGGGGTCGTACCGACACTCGACACGCTGACCTTCGCCCGGCACTTCACCGGTGCCGGGCTCGCCTCGATCCAGGAGCAGGCGGCGCCCATCGACCCCGAGCCCGCCGTCCTGCTGCTCATCGTGGCCGGGGTCTGGGCCATCGCGATCGTCGTCCACGACGCCGTGGTCGTCCGCGGCCACCCCCTGCGAGGGATCCTGGCCGCGCTCGTCCTGGCCTCGGTGCCCCTCGCGATCGTCTCGGTCCCGGCGGAGCCCGGCCTCGCGGGCACGCCCGCGCCCTGGATCCTGCCGTTCCTCGTGGCGGCCCTGTTCACGCTGCTCGCCCCCAGCAGTGACCGTGCCACGCCCGCACCGCGCCGCACCACCCCGGGCGGGCCGGGCGGATCGGTCGTGACCGGACTGGCCGTGGGGCTGCTCGCGATCGTCGCCGGGGTGCCCCTGTCCGGGAACCTGCCCGGATACAACGAGCCC
This genomic interval carries:
- a CDS encoding AAA family ATPase; translated protein: MSTEPAGPILDTAAVADTFTAIQHNVERAIEGKSDVVRLALLTLLSEGHVLLEDVPGVGKTLLAKALGRSINCSVKRVQFTPDLLPSDITGVTIYNQEQGVFEFKPGAVFANIVLGDEINRAGPKTQSALLESMEERQVTTDGRTYELASPFMVIATQNPIELDGTYPLPEAQRDRFMTRLRIGYPSADAEVEVLRNHGAGNPVDTLEPVTTTHEVNALIDACKHVQVAESLERYVVDIVRATREHELIDLGASPRAGLGIMRGARALAATHGREYVIADDIKDLADPVLAHRLVLGPDAELAGRTESEIVADVVTRVPVPRGRR
- a CDS encoding DUF58 domain-containing protein produces the protein MPTTRGLLLLSGSVAAWAVGRVLDVPELYIVAAASALAVVASVLMVSMAGASVAVKRDIVPDRAQPDEPVEMRLALRNDANWPTSRLLVEDRCPAQLLPADGEPARFAIAPIPSGRTTTISYELAPPQRGRWEVGPLTLRLRDPLGLAERRRGYRSTSRLLVYPTVVPLAGPPPRGGLHGQGTHNQRRLFNTGDELYTMREYEHGDDLRQVHWPTTARRGRLMVRQNELPWRAQATVLLDTRVDAHRGTGRDRGFERAVIVAASVLSALSAHGYETRLVLPSDGRPPAPARIGEHLTRLAEVEPARGEAQRVALEGLRRAGTAGVLVAVVGTRRRLPVTEDDDIRALRQVGRAFPTRIAFVGGYQPDALRALLAGSGRWRIADVEAELEQSWHQIRRGRRPVGAAS